Below is a genomic region from Caulobacter sp. FWC26.
GGCCGGCGCCGCGCCCGGCCGTTTCATCCCGCTTATGCTGACGCCGTTCTGGGACATGCAGGCGGCCGTCGCCGAAGTGGAGCGAATGGCGAAGCTGGGCGTCCACGCCCTGTCGTTCTCGGACAACCCGGCGCTTGCGGGCTGGCCCTCGCTGCATGACGCCTATTGGGATCCGCTCTGGAAGGCCTGCGCCGACAATCAGGTGGTTATCTGCTGCCACATCGGCACGGGCTCGGCGGCCGCGCACGCGTCGGACCTGTCGCCCATCGACGCCTGGATCACCTCGATGCCGATCTCGATCGCCAACTCGGCGGCCGACTGGATCTGGGCGCCGATGTGGAAGAAGTACCCCACGCTGAAGATGGCCCTTTCCGAAGGCGGCATCGGTTGGATTCCCTACCTGCTGGAACGCGCCGATTTCACCCACGGCCACCACAATGCCTGGACCAATTCGAATTTCGGCCCCGGCGTGATGCCCAGCGACATCTACAAGAAGCACATCATCAGCTGCTTCATCGAAGACAAGTTCGGTCTGGCCAACCTCGACTACATCGGCGAGGACATGGTCATGTACGAATGCGACTATCCGCACTCGGACTCGGTCTGGCCGCACTCGGCCGAGAAGCTGTGGAACGACGTTCAGCACCTGTCGCGTGAGACGATCGACAAGATCACCCACATCAATGCGATGCGCGAATTCTCCTATGACCCGTTCTCGGTGCTGAAGAAGGAAGATTGCACCGTCGGCGCCCTGAAGGCGGCGGCCGCGGCCGTCCCGGTTCATACTGATCCGCTGCTCGGCCTCGGGGGCGCTGCGCCCAAGCGGGAAGCCGGCAAGCCGGTGACCTCGGGCGACATCAACCGGATGTTCGCGAACGCTTCTGCGGAATCGACGGTCTCGGGCCGCCGCTAGACGGCCCGGCCGGAGATCAAGGCGCCCGCCGGAACAGCCACCGGCGGGCGTTCTTATGTCCGCTTTCCCTCGATCCAGCGCCCCGCGCGCCCGAGCAAGCGCACGGCGTTGCCATGCAGGCGTTGGCCGATATCCATCGGGGCCTTGCCGGCGCAGGCCCGCGCGTAGCTGCCTTCCAGGATCAAGGCCAGCTTGTAGCAAGCAAACACCCGGTACCAATTCAGGTTCGACAGATCCGAACCCGTCAGCCGGCCATAGACCTCAACCAGTTCCTCGGACTCCGGAAAGCCCTCCCACGGCTCGACGACGATCGTCGTCTGGCTCATGTCTCCGCCCGGACCCGGCCAGGTCGCCAGGAGCCAGCCGAGATCGACCAGGGGATCGCCGATCGTCGACAGCTCCCAGTCAATGATGGCTTCGATGACCGGCGCGTCCTGACGAAACAGCACGTTCTTGAGATGAAAGTCGCCATGCATCAGGCCGGGACGAAAGGTCCTGGGCCGATGGGCTTCCAACCAGTCGCCGATGGGGCCGACATCGGGCAGGCCGACGGCGCCGGGCCAGCCTGGGAACTCACCGTAGCTTTCAAGCTGCGTCAGCCAGCGACGCGCCTGGCGTTCCAGAAAGCCATCCGGTTTGCCGAAGTCGGCAAGGCCGACCGCCGCATAGTCGATCAGCGCGACGCGGGACAGGCCGTCAACAACCGACAGGCCCATAGCGCGCCGCGCCGCGGGCGACCCGGCGTGCAGGGGCGGCATGCCCACCGCGGCGTTGAATCCCTCAAGCGGTGCCATCAGGTAGAACGCCGCCCCGAGCACCGAGGCGTCGTCGCACGCGGCGATCAGGCCGGCGTGAGGCACGTCCGAGCCCTTGAGCGCCTTGAGCACGCGCGCCTCGCGCCTCATCGTATCGCTGCCGTCATGGCGCGGATTGGCGGGCGGACGGCGCAGGACGTACCCGCGACCGCTTCGGTTGAAGCGTAGCAGGACATTCTGCGAGCCGCCGGTTAATTGAGCGACGTCGACGATGGGGCCCGAACCCAAACCTTCGCCATCCATCCACGCGGACAGGGAGTCGAGGTCGACCAACTCGAGACCGTGGGGACGATCGATGGTCATGCGACCACCGCCCTCAGACCCGCCTCGCCGCCGGTCAGGCCAAGCTTGCTCAGCGCCGCCTGACGACGCGCGGGCAGATGGTAATCCGGAAAGAGACCCTGCGAACGCTTTCGGCCTCGCAGGAGCTGCTTGGCCAGGGTCACCTTGTGAATGTCGGTCGGTCCGTCCGCCAAACCGACCTGGAACGAGTCCAGCACCATCGCCGCCAACGGCGTCTCGTTCGACAGTCCCAGACAGCCGTGGACATAGACCGCGCGCGCGGCGATGTCGTGGAGCACCTTGGGCATGGCCGCCTTGACCGCCGAAATGTCGCCACGCACCTTGTTGTAGTCCTGCTCGCGATCGATCTTCCAGGCCGTGCGCAGGACCAGCAGGCGAAATTGCTCGAGTTCGATCCAGCTGTCGGCGATCTTCTCCTGAACCAGTTGCTTGTCGGCCAGCAGCTCGTTGCGCGTGATGCGCGACAGGGCGCGATCGCACAGCATGTCGAACGCTTGGCGGGCTTTTCCGATCGTTCTCATGGCGTGGTGAATACGACCGCCGCCCAATCGAACCTGGGCCACGACAAAGCCGGCGCCGCGGCCGCCCAGCATATGATCGAGCGGAACGGCGACATCGGTGAAGCGCAAATAGGCATGGGCCGGATCGCGATCGCCGTAGCCGACATTGCGAACGATCTCGAGCCCGGGCGCGCCCTTGGGAATGATGAAGACCGAAAGGCGTCGATGGGGAGGAGCGTCGGGCTCGGTAACGGCCATGACCAGAAAGAAACTCGCGTAGCGGGCGTTGGTGGCGAACCATTTCTCGCCGTTGAGCACCCATTGATCGCCCTTCAGGACCGCGCGGGTCGAAAAGGTCGTCGGGTCGGCGCCGCCCTGCGGTTCTGTCATCGAAAAGCAGGAGACGATGTCATTGGCGAGCAGGGGCTGGAGATAGCGCGCCTTCTGTTCGGCGGTGCCGTAGACCGCGAGAATTTCGGCGTTGCCGGAATCGGGCGCCTGGCAGCCAAAGACGGTCGGCGCGAAGATCGAGCGCCCCAGAATCTCGTTCATCAAGGCCAGCTTGACCTGGCCATAGCCAGGCCCTCCCAGCTCAGGGCCAAGGTGACAGGCCCAGAGACCCCGCGCCTTGACCTGTTGCTGCAGCGGACGAACGAAACGTTGGTTCAGGGGGTTGTCGACGTCGAATGGGCTTTGCAAGACGAGGTCGAGCGGCTCGACCTCATCGCGGACAAAGGCGTCGATCCAGGCCAACTGCTCGGCAAAATCGGGGTCGGTTTCGAAGTCCCAGGCCATTGGCCGTCTCCGTTCTTATTGGATTGTCAGGACAGGGTGCGGCCGCCATCGACGACGATCGTCTCGCCCACGATGTAGGAGGCCAGCGGAGACGCCAGGAAAAGCGCCACGCCCGCGACCTCCTTGGGAAGGCCCAGGCGCTTGAGGGGAATGCCCCTTAGGCGTTCCTGGAGGCGGTCGGGGTCGGAGGTGGTGACCGCGGTCATCTTGGTGGCGATCAGGCCCGGCGCGATGCCGTTGACGCGAATGGCGCGTCCGGCCCAGGCGTCGCCCAGCGTCCGCGTCAAATGGATCGCGCCGGCCTTGGACGCCGAATAGGCCGGATTGCCGCGCGTGGCGCGCAGGCCGCCCACCGAACTGATGATGATCAGGCTTCCGGCCCGCGCCTCGAGCGCCGGCGCCAGCTTCTGGGCGCAGGCAATAAGGCTGGTCAGGTTCACTTCCACCACGTGGCGGAAGGTGTCGGCCTCGAACTCCTTGCGCCGGTACTCCACCGCCCCTTGGGACAGGATCACGACGTCAACAGCCTCAAAAGGCGCGGTCCATTGGTCGATCGCGCCGGGCGTGGCCAGATTCAGGCTGGAAAATTCAAACGGCTCCAGGGCCGAAGCGCCATCGCCATAGGCGGCCTTGTTCGCACGAGTGCCCGTTATGGCGACTGTCGCGCCGCGCCTGGCGAACTCTTGCGCGCAGGCCAGCCCGATCCCGCTCGATCCGCCAATGACGAGCACGCGCTTTTCGGTGAAGTCGAGATCCACGAGAGGCCTAAAACGATTGAATGAAACGGTTGCTTTATTTCCCATGCCTGGGATAAACCGTCAATCCATGAAAGCCGACATCGCCAGGGACGCGATCAAGCGGGCCGCTCAGAGCCTATTCGCCGCGCGGGGCGTGGACGCTGTCTCCGTGCGCGAAATCCTGACGGCGGCCGGCCATCGCAACGGCGCGTCGCTGCATTACTATTTCGGGTCCAAAGACGACTTGGTTGAGCAGCTGGTCATCGACGGCGCGCGTCTGATCGATGAGCGCCGCAACGCCCGGCTCGATGCGCTGGAAGCCGATGGCGGGCCTCATGCGCTGCGAGACGTGATGGAGGTGCTGATCCTGCCGTCCACCGACCTCGGCGAGGGCGGAGGGGAGGGGGACTACCTGCGGTTCATCAGCACTTTCAGCCTGCAAAACCGAGTGGCTTTCGACGCCATCGTCGCTGATGGCTGGAACCGGGGCTATCAGCGGTGCCTGGATCATATCCGGCGGCTTTCCGCCTTGCCGCAGGAGATGCTCGAGCGCCGGCTGGTGTTCCTGAGCTTGGGGCTGCGCGCGATCATGACGGCGCGAGAAGCGGCGCTGGCCGCGCATCCCAATCATGCGTTCTGGGGCGCTGCTACGCTGGAGGATCTGGTCGAGACGCTCGTGGGCATGGTTACGCCCGAGCCCGGCGTCTAGGTGCGCGCGGTGCGCCGCATGGACTCGAAATGAGTCTTCCCGTTTAGAACTCAGAATGAAATTCGTGTATCAGATTTTTTCTTGCGATGTCTCCCGCCTCTGACTAGCATCGCGGCAGATCGCCCGATCGGGCAGATCCAATGGCTCCAACGGATTTCGCCACAGATGCGAAGACGAGAGCGGGGGAGAGATCTGAATGACCAATGCGAGAGCGAGCGTATCGCGCGGAGTCCTGGCCTGGGCCTTGGCGTCCCTGTTGTCGGCCCCAGCCCTTGCCCAGGTTCAGGCGCAGGCTCCGGCGACCGAGGAGTCCGCCACCGGTCTCGACAGTATTGTCGTCACCGCCCGCCGTCGCGACGAGGCGCCGATCTCGGTGCCGGTGTCGGTGACAGTCCTGGGCGCGGCGCAGCTCAAAGCTCTCGCTGTTGACAGTCTGCAGGACCTGCGCGCTGTGACGCCCGGCATCACCGTCGGGGAGGTGTCGGGCGGCGTCGGCGGAACGGTGGCGTTGCGCGGTGTCGGCACGACGGCGGGATCAAACCCCACCTTCGAACAGACGGTGGCGGTCAATGTCGACGGCATCCAGCTCTCGCGCGGCGGGGCGGTGCGCATTGGCCAGATCGACATGGAGAAGATCGAGGTTCTTCGGGGACCGCAGGCGCTGTTCTTCGGCAAGAACAGCCCGGCCGGCGTCATCTCGATCACCACGGCCGACCCGACCTCGACGTTGGACGCCGAGGTGCGCGGCGGCTATGAGTTCAACGCTCGGGAGCGTCAGCTTGAGGCGATGATCTCTGGACCGTTGACCAGCACGCTCGGCGCGCGCCTTGTCGTCTACGGCGCGGATATGGACGGCTGGCGCACCAATATCGCCGACAGCGCCGCCACCGCTGCGAACGCGATCCGGTCGGGCTCGGTGACCGGCTCGACGAACCGGGGGCCGCAGCAAAAATTCTTCTTCACGCGCGCCACCCTGAAGTGGCGGCCAACCGAGGCCTTCGACGCGCGGCTCAAGCTCAGCTACGCCGACAACAAGGGGATCGGCTACAATCAAGCGGGCGGGTTCCAGCGGATCTACTGCCCCAATGGCGCGCCCCAACTGGCGCCGCAGGCCACGGCCCTGAATGGCGGCGCGGCCAACCCGGCCTTGGCCGCAGCGTTGTCGGTAGACAACTGCCGCGCCGACGCGACCTACGCCAATGGCAACATCAACCCGGCCTTTCTGGTCGGCTCGCCCGAAGGGTTCACGGATCCGGACGGCGCTGGCGACTACAGCCAGCAACTCTATTCGTTGGAAATGAACTATCGGCCGAGCGATCGGGTAACCCTGACATCCGTCACCGGCTGGGCCAAGAACAAGGATTTCCGCGCCGACACCTACGCTGTCGCGCCTTCCGACGCGGTGGCGGCCAACGACTTCACCGGCAATACCGGCTACACTCAGTTCACCCAGGAGGCGCGTCTGGCCACGGACCTGTCCGGGCCGGTCAACTTCCTGGTCGGAGCCTTCTACGAGGACTCCGATCTGCAGACCTACACCCGCAACGTGCTGGCGGGCGCGCCGCTCTTCCTGCACGACATCGACGGCAAGACCCGATCGGTGTTCGGCCAGGCGATCTGGGACATCACGGGCAAGCTTGAGCTGGCCGGCGGTCTGCGCTGGAGCAAGGAGACCAAGGATTTCGCGGTGACCCGGGACGGGGCGCCGCAGCCGGTGTCGCCCGCCTCGGCGGATTTCAAGAACACCTCGCCCGAAGTGACCTTGACCTGGCGGCCGACCACACGGCTCACCCTCTACGGGGCCTACAAGCAGGGCTTCAAGTCGGGCGGCTTCGCTGCGGCCACCAATACCGGCGCCGCCTTCACGACGCCGCTGAACGCGCTCTATCTGCCGGAATCGGCCGAAGGGGTCGAAGGCGGCGTTAAGGCGCTTCTGTTTGACGGGGCGTTGCGCGTCAACACCGCCGCATACGACTACGACTATACCAACCTGCAGGTGAACTCCCTCGACAACTCTAGCGGCGTGCCGGTGATCCGCGTAAACAACGCCGGTGCGGCGACCGTAAAGGGTGTGGAGAGCGACTTCACCTGGAGGCCGGCAGGCGCGCCGGGTCTGACGATCCGCGGCGCGGCCAACTACAACGACGCCAACTACACTGACTTCCTGGCGACCTGCTACATCGGCCAGACCATCGCCGAAGGGTGCAACCTGCTGATCAACCCGACCACTGGGCGCTACACAGGCCAACAATTGGCGGGCCAGCGCATGGTGAACGCGCCCAAGTGGACCGGGTCGTTGGGCGCGGCCTACACCGGCCAGAGCGGTTTCAAGGGAATCGAATGGGGCATGAACGTCGACGGCCTCTACAAGTCCCAATACAATCCTCATCCTGAACTTCATCCTGGCGCCCTGCAGGATGGGGTGGTCTTCCTGAACGCTGGCGTTCGCGTGTTCCGCAGCGACCATCGGTGGGAGCTGGCGCTGGTGGGGCGCAACTTGACGGAAAAATATCGGGTCGACGTCGCTTCCAACGTGCCCCAGACCGGGATCTCTACCCGAACGGGGTCGGCCCTGACCGGGGGGCTCGCCGACCTGAGCGGCAACGTCAATCGCGGTCGCGAGATCATGCTGCAACTGACCGTCCGACCGTTCTGAAAGGACTGGCCGCGCCGTCCCGCGGCAGGAGAACACGCCGCGGTTCGGCTTGCAGGCCGGACCGCGCAGGCGTCTAGAACCGGCCGAATGAGGCCAACGGAGGGTGAAGCCGATGCGTTTGGTCACATTTGAATCCCAGGGCCGTCGCCGGGCGGGGGCCTTCATCGAAGGCGATAGCCGGATCGTCGACTTGGCCGCCGCGCATCAGCAGCGGCATGGAGACCATGCGGCTGAACTGGCTGATATCCTGGCGTTGATCGAAGGGGGAGACGACGCGCTCGACAAGGCGATGGAAGCGGTCAAGTCCGCGCCGGAGACGGCGATCCTGGCCCGTGCGGACGTCAAGCTGAGGGCGCCCATCCAGCCACCGCCCCAAATGCGCGACTGCAGTTGCTTTGAGCTGCACCTGCGCCAATGCTATTCGGCCGCGCGCGAGATGCGGGCCAAGGCCAAGGGCGTCGAGGTGATCGCAGACACCGGGCCCTCGCCAGCCGAACAACGGATTCTCGACCTCTTCGCCAAACAGCCGATCTATTACAAGGCCAACCGCTTCTCGGTAGTCGGCTCCGAGGAGGCGGTGATCTGGCCCTCCTATTCGCGCAGTATGGATTTCGAGCTCGAGTATGGCTGCTACATCAAGAAGCTGGCCAAGGACGTTCCGGCGGAGAAGGCCGGCGACTACATCTTCGGTTACACGATCTACAACGATTTTAGCGCCCGCGACGCGCAATCCGTTGAAATGATCGGTCAGCTGGGGCCGGCCAAGGGCAAGGATTTCGACACCGGCAACGCGATGGGGCCCTGCCTGGTCACAGCCGACGAAATGCCCAACCCCTACGACCTGACCATGATCGCGCGGGTCAATGGCGAGGAATGGGGTCGGGGTAACACCAGTACGATGCATTGGAAGTTCGAGGATCTGATCGCCTATATCTCGCGGTCGGAGACGCTGTATCCGGGCGAGTTCCTGGGATCGGGCACGATCGGCAACGGCTGCGGCCTGGAGGCCCAGCGGTTCCTGAAGCCGGGCGACGAGGTCGAATTGGACGTCGAAGGGATCGGCGTGCTGCGCAATCGGATTGTCAGGCCCGCCTAGACCAGGCCGCCATAGGCCCCGCCGTCCAGTTGCAGGTTCTGGCCGGTGATATAGCCCGCGCGATCCGAGCACAGGAAGGCGCAGGCGTCACCCACCTCCGAGGGGCGCCCGAACCGGCCAGCGGGGATCGCGCCGATCATTTCGGCGCGGGCCGCGGCCTCGTCGACCTGGCGCGCGCGGGCCAGGGATCGGGTCATTTGCGCCAGTCGATCGGTCTCGATCTTTTCGGGTAGGATGCAGTTGACGGTGACGCCGTCGCTGGCGGCCTCGCCGGCGAGGGCCTTGCAGAACGCGGTCAGTCCCGCGCGGGGTCCGGTGGACAGGGCCATCGGGAATTTCGGGGTCTTGACCATGGCCGAGGTGATGGCGACCACGCGGCCAAACCCCCTCTGGCGCATGCCGCCGATCACCGCCTGGATCAACAGGATCGGCGAGATCATCTTGGCCGCGACGACATCGCTCCAGGCCGCCTCGGTCCAGTCCGCCAGTCGGCCAGGCTTGGGGCCGCCGCTGTTGCAGACCAGGATGTCGGGCTCGGGGCAGGCGATCAGCGCCGTCGTCCGTCCTTGCGCTGTGTCGATGTCGGCGAGGATCGTATGCGGCCGCCGCCCGGTCAGGGTCTCGATCTCGAGGGCCGCCGCCTCCAGGCGATCGGCGTCCCGGCCGTTGATCCACACCTCGACGCCTTCAACGCTCAACGAGATGGCGCAGGCCTTTCCAAGGCCCGACGACGAGGCGCAGACGAGCGCGCGCTTTCCGGCGATGCCAAGGTCCATGGGCGTGCTCCAGATCGCCCTCAGAGCGTGCGGGCGATGATTTCCTTCATGATCTCGGACGTGCCGGCGTAGATGCGGGCAACGCGCGCATCCACCCAGGCGCGTCCCACGTCGTATTCGCTCATATAGCCGTAACCGCCGTGAAGCTGGAGGAGTTCGTCCAGCAACTGGCCGTGCAGTTCGGCGCTGGTCAGTTTGGCCATGGCGGCGGTCTCGGCAGTCAGCTGGCCGTCGAACAGCTTCTGCAGGCAGTCGTCGATGAAGACGCGCAGCATCTGGCTCCGCGCTCTCACTTCGGCCAGCTTGAACCGCGTGTTCTGGAACTCGAACAGCGGCTTACCGAAGACGATGCGGTCCTTGGTGTAGGCGATGGTCTTGTCGAGCATCGACTCCACCGAGGCGGCGGCGCGGATGCCGATGATCAGCCGCTCCTTGGCCAGCTCGGTCATCAGACAGCCGAAGCCCTTGCTTTCCTCGCCCAAGCGGTTTTCGACCGGCACCCGCACGTCCGAGAAGAACAGCTCCGAGGTGTCCTGGCCGCGAAGACCGACCTTCTCCAGCTTCTTGCCCTTGTCGAAGCCGGGCGTTCCCGCCTCGACGCAGAACAGGGTGATGTCCTTTGGGTTGGCTTGGCCCTCGACCTTCGCTGCGACGATCGCCAAGCCCGAATTGATACCGTTGGTGATGAAGGTCTTCTGGCCCGACAGGATGTAGTGGTCGCCGTCCCGGACGGCCTTGGTCTTCATGCCGCGCAAGTCGCTGCCGATCTGCGGTTCGGACATGGCGATGACCGCGATCAGGTCGCCGCTGATCAGGCGCGGCAGCCAGCGCGCCTTCTGCGCGTCGGTGCCGTAGTTGACCAGATAGGGCACGGCGATGTCGGAGTGGGTGGTAAAGCCGACGGCCGTGGCGTTGACCCGCGCCAGCTCTTCGATCAGGACCGCACTGTGGCCAAAGTCACCGCCGGGGCCGCCGTATTCCTCGGGCGCGGTGACGCACAGCAGACCCTGCTCGCCGGCTCGAAGCCACAACGATTGGGGCACGATGCCATCGCGTTCCCACTGAGCGTGATGTGGAACGATCTCGGTCTCGACGAACCGCCGGACCTGATCGCGGAACATTTCGTGGTCGTCGCGGAACACCTTGCGCATGGTCATGACTCGTCAGTTGTCCGTATAGGCGGCGGGACGCTTTTCGATCATCGCCGCGACCGCCTCGGCATGGTCCGACGTATGATGGGCCAGCGCCTGATAGGCCGATGACAATTCTAGCAGCGAACCCAAGCGCATATGTTGACCTTCACGCAGAAGGCGTTTGGTGAGGCGAAGCGCGTGGCCAGGGCTGCTGGCGACTCGATGGGCCAGCGCCAGCGCCGTGGAGAGGAGCGCCTCCGGCTCGGTCAGCTGGGTCACCAGCGTCCAATCCAGAGCGGTCTGAGCGCTCAGCGCGTCACCGGTCAAGGCCATATGGCTGGCGCGCGGCATGCCCACGATCCGGGGCAAGAGCCAGGCGCCGCCGTCTCCCGGGACAATGCCCAGTTTGACGAAGCTCTCGGCGAAGGTCGCCGTCTGCGAGGCGATGCGGATATCGCACATGCAGGCCAGATCGAGCCCCGCGCCGATCGCGTGTCCGTTGACGGCCGCGATGACCGGCGTCTCGAGTTCGTACAGCGCCATCGGGATGCGCTGGATGCCGTCGCGATAGCGATTGCGCAGGCGGTAAGGCGAGCCTTCGAAGATGCCGGTGCGGTCGCGCATCGCCTTGATGTCGCCGCCAGCGCAGAAGGACGCGCCCGCGCCGGTCAGCACGACGACGCGAACCGAAGGATCGCCGCGAACCTCCTCGCAGGCGTCCTCGATCTCGAACATGTCCTCGGGCTTGCTGAAGGCGTTACGCGCCTCGGGCCGATTGAGGGTCCAGATAGCCACGGGGCCCTCGCGGGACTTCAGCAGGAAATCGGTCATCAGTGGTCTCCGCAAAAGGCCGCGGTCACGAGCGGCCAAAGGCCCTCGTCGCCTCGCGCCGCGAGGATGCGTCCCAGTTGGTCGGTCCAGAAGGCGTCGGACCCATATTCGGCGCGCCAAGCCCACAGGCGACGCGTCAGGAAGTGCAGGCTGTGTTCATGGGTGAAGCCAATGGCGCCGAAAACAGCGTGGGCGATCGCTGCGCCCTCGCCCGCGGCCTCGCCGGCCACGGCCTTGGCCGAGGCGGTGGTCACGCGCTGGGCGCTGGGCGCGGCCATCAGGAAGGCGGCCTCCGATGCGGCGACGGCCGCGGCCGCTTGGGTCGCCAAAACCGCCAGCTGCTGCTGGACGGCCTGGAATTTGCCGATGGGGCGGCCGAATTGGACGCGCTCGTTGGCGTAGTCGGCGCTGAGTTCGGTCAGGCGACCCAGGGCGCCGGCCATCTGCGCCGATCGCAACAAGGCGCCGCCGAGCATCACCGTATCCGTCTCGGCCGAGGCGGCCGCCTCGGCGACCTTGGACCTGGCGGCCAAGGTGACCGTGTCGCGCGGTTCGCCCGCGACATTGTTGCCGGGCGCGACAACGGCCTCGGTCAGGGCGTGCAGCGAAATGCGCCCTGCGCGCGGGTCATGGAGCACCAGCCATTGCGCGTGGCGTCCCCAGGGGACATCGGCCAAAGGCCCGTCGGCCACGCCGCTGGCGAAGACGACGGGCCCGCTCTCGGGAGGGGGCAGCCCCGCCGCGGCCAGCAGGGCGTTGGCCAAGATAGTCTCGGGCAGGGGGACGGGCGCGGCGGCGGCGCCGCAAGCGCGAATGACGACGAAAATATCGGTCCAACTTGCGCCCGCGCCGCCCTGGTCCTCGGGCACGGCGGCGAGCGGAAGGCCTAGTTCCTCGATTTTGGCCCACAGATCGGCCGGCCAGGCGCCGGCTTCCGCCGCGCGCAGGGCGTCCGGTGTTACGGCGTCGGCCAAGAGCCGTTCAATACTGTTCTGAAGCAAGGATCGCATCACCGAACCCCCAGGCCGCGCGCGAGAATGCCGCGAAGGATTTCCCGCGTGCCGCCCCGCAACGAGAACGAGGGCGCCATGCTTTGGACAATGGCCAGGACCCGGCGCGTGGTGGCGGTCTTGGCGCCGGGCGGCAGAGAATCGATCAACCGCATCGCCACCTCGACCGTGTCCTGCTCGTAGCCGGTGCCGATATCCTTCACGCACGAGGCGGCCCAGACAGGATCGTGGCCGGCCGCCAACTGCGCGGTGACCGAGATCGACATCGACCTTAGAGCCACCAGCCAGGCCGCCAGGCGCCCGATCTCGAAAGCCTGGCGAGCGTCCGGTTCGGGACCCACCGCCGCGACAAGGCAGCGGAACAGCGTCATGGCGCTTAGAAAGCGCTCCGGACCGCTCCGCTCGAACGCCAACTCCGAGGTGGCCTGCGCCCAACCCTCGCCCTCGACCCCGATCAGGGCGTCGGCGTCCAGCCGCACGTCCTCGAAAGTGACCTCGTTGAAATGTTCGTGGCCGGACAGATCCTTGATCGGTCGTATCATCACGCCGGGAAGCGCGAGATCGACGAGAAACTGAGATAAGCCGTCATGGCGTTCGCTGGCGGCGTCGGTGCGCACCAAAGCGATCATGGCTTGGCATCGGTCGGCATTGGTGGTCCAGACCTTGCGGCCATTCAGCAGCCAGGCGCCGTCGCCCTGACGCTCAGCCTTCGTGCGCACCGAAGCAAGGTCCGAGCCCGACGCAGGCTCGCTCATCCCAATACAGAAGTACATTTCGCCGGCGCATATGGCCGGGAGAAAACGTTGCTTCTGAGCCGGCGTGCCATGGCGCAGCAGGAGAGGCGCGCTTTGCCGATCGGCGATCCAATGGGCGGTGACAGGCGCGCCCGCCGCCAGGAGCTCCTCGTTGACCACGAACCTTTCAAAAGGCGAGGCGTCGTGGCCCCCGTATTCCTTCGGGATGCTCAGGCCGAGCCAGCCTTTCGCGCCCAAGGCGCGGCTGAAATCGGGATCAAAACCCATCCACGACAGGGCGCGTTTTTCCGCCGGATAGGTCGCGCCCCATTTTGCCAGAAAGTCGCGAACCTCCGCGCGCAACGGCTCCAGGCCTGGCGGCAAAACAGGCGGGCCGAACTGATCAAGCAGGTTCACGAGGGCTCCCCAGGGACGTTGGATCGGCTCTCTTTGGAGCGACTGGACTTATACACGCTAGAATATCGTTCTGAACAGAGAATTTTGTTTGCGGCCGGGTCGAGTTTCCCCTTACTGTTCAGCGGGCGATGCGGCGGTGAATCCGTCGCGCACGGGAGGAGCAGCGTCTGACGCGACCGGCGGCGCCGGCGGTCATCGGCGCATCGGCGCTCGCGACAACGCGAGCGGTCCGGTTCAACAAGGGGAAGACATTTTGGCCAAGGTAGCAGTGGTAGGCGCTGGCCTGATGGGCGTGGGGATCGCGCACGCGTTCGCGTCCTCGGGGCACCAGGTGCGCCTGATCGATGTTTCATCCGAGCAGTTGGCCAAGGCCGAAAAGACGATCGCGGGCATTCTCGCCGACGGGGTTCGGCTTGGTAAGGTCGACGAAGGCGTCGCGGCCGCCGCCCTGGCGGCGCTGACGACCTCCGAGAGCGT
It encodes:
- a CDS encoding TonB-dependent receptor; the protein is MTNARASVSRGVLAWALASLLSAPALAQVQAQAPATEESATGLDSIVVTARRRDEAPISVPVSVTVLGAAQLKALAVDSLQDLRAVTPGITVGEVSGGVGGTVALRGVGTTAGSNPTFEQTVAVNVDGIQLSRGGAVRIGQIDMEKIEVLRGPQALFFGKNSPAGVISITTADPTSTLDAEVRGGYEFNARERQLEAMISGPLTSTLGARLVVYGADMDGWRTNIADSAATAANAIRSGSVTGSTNRGPQQKFFFTRATLKWRPTEAFDARLKLSYADNKGIGYNQAGGFQRIYCPNGAPQLAPQATALNGGAANPALAAALSVDNCRADATYANGNINPAFLVGSPEGFTDPDGAGDYSQQLYSLEMNYRPSDRVTLTSVTGWAKNKDFRADTYAVAPSDAVAANDFTGNTGYTQFTQEARLATDLSGPVNFLVGAFYEDSDLQTYTRNVLAGAPLFLHDIDGKTRSVFGQAIWDITGKLELAGGLRWSKETKDFAVTRDGAPQPVSPASADFKNTSPEVTLTWRPTTRLTLYGAYKQGFKSGGFAAATNTGAAFTTPLNALYLPESAEGVEGGVKALLFDGALRVNTAAYDYDYTNLQVNSLDNSSGVPVIRVNNAGAATVKGVESDFTWRPAGAPGLTIRGAANYNDANYTDFLATCYIGQTIAEGCNLLINPTTGRYTGQQLAGQRMVNAPKWTGSLGAAYTGQSGFKGIEWGMNVDGLYKSQYNPHPELHPGALQDGVVFLNAGVRVFRSDHRWELALVGRNLTEKYRVDVASNVPQTGISTRTGSALTGGLADLSGNVNRGREIMLQLTVRPF
- a CDS encoding fumarylacetoacetate hydrolase family protein, with translation MRLVTFESQGRRRAGAFIEGDSRIVDLAAAHQQRHGDHAAELADILALIEGGDDALDKAMEAVKSAPETAILARADVKLRAPIQPPPQMRDCSCFELHLRQCYSAAREMRAKAKGVEVIADTGPSPAEQRILDLFAKQPIYYKANRFSVVGSEEAVIWPSYSRSMDFELEYGCYIKKLAKDVPAEKAGDYIFGYTIYNDFSARDAQSVEMIGQLGPAKGKDFDTGNAMGPCLVTADEMPNPYDLTMIARVNGEEWGRGNTSTMHWKFEDLIAYISRSETLYPGEFLGSGTIGNGCGLEAQRFLKPGDEVELDVEGIGVLRNRIVRPA
- a CDS encoding SDR family oxidoreductase, translated to MDLGIAGKRALVCASSSGLGKACAISLSVEGVEVWINGRDADRLEAAALEIETLTGRRPHTILADIDTAQGRTTALIACPEPDILVCNSGGPKPGRLADWTEAAWSDVVAAKMISPILLIQAVIGGMRQRGFGRVVAITSAMVKTPKFPMALSTGPRAGLTAFCKALAGEAASDGVTVNCILPEKIETDRLAQMTRSLARARQVDEAAARAEMIGAIPAGRFGRPSEVGDACAFLCSDRAGYITGQNLQLDGGAYGGLV
- a CDS encoding acyl-CoA dehydrogenase family protein; its protein translation is MRKVFRDDHEMFRDQVRRFVETEIVPHHAQWERDGIVPQSLWLRAGEQGLLCVTAPEEYGGPGGDFGHSAVLIEELARVNATAVGFTTHSDIAVPYLVNYGTDAQKARWLPRLISGDLIAVIAMSEPQIGSDLRGMKTKAVRDGDHYILSGQKTFITNGINSGLAIVAAKVEGQANPKDITLFCVEAGTPGFDKGKKLEKVGLRGQDTSELFFSDVRVPVENRLGEESKGFGCLMTELAKERLIIGIRAAASVESMLDKTIAYTKDRIVFGKPLFEFQNTRFKLAEVRARSQMLRVFIDDCLQKLFDGQLTAETAAMAKLTSAELHGQLLDELLQLHGGYGYMSEYDVGRAWVDARVARIYAGTSEIMKEIIARTL